Proteins encoded by one window of Flavobacterium sp. N502540:
- a CDS encoding M20/M25/M40 family metallo-hydrolase, with translation MKKLYFLLPFVFLACKSNPVTVNTTSSTAVSKPIEVTYKVKESEVSDFLKELSSDEMEGRETGTKGIEKAAVFLENFLKKNHVAPYFTTYKDTLANFKTPAYNIVGVIEGTDPVLKKEFVVLSAHYDHIGLEKKQQTDVVFNGANDDASGVTAVAEMAKCFSETKSNKRSILVVFFAGEEKGLLGSKSLVQKLKKQNFNLYAQLNIEMIGVPMKRDYLAYITGFDKTNMAAKINEYTGKKTIGFLPKEAEYKLFFRSDNYSFYEAFKKPCQSISTFDFENFDFYHHVSDEFKVMDIPHMTSFIQEFLPAVTKIAITPTEEITMNK, from the coding sequence ATGAAAAAGCTTTATTTTCTACTTCCTTTTGTTTTTCTGGCCTGTAAATCAAATCCCGTTACAGTAAACACTACATCTTCAACAGCTGTTTCAAAACCTATTGAAGTAACCTATAAAGTAAAAGAATCTGAAGTTTCAGATTTTCTGAAAGAATTGTCTTCCGATGAGATGGAAGGTCGTGAAACTGGCACAAAAGGAATCGAAAAGGCAGCCGTTTTTTTAGAAAATTTTTTAAAGAAGAACCATGTGGCACCTTATTTTACTACCTATAAAGACACGTTGGCGAATTTTAAAACACCAGCCTATAATATTGTGGGAGTGATAGAAGGAACCGATCCTGTGTTGAAAAAAGAATTCGTGGTCTTAAGTGCGCATTACGATCACATTGGATTAGAGAAAAAACAACAGACAGATGTTGTTTTTAACGGAGCGAACGATGATGCGTCCGGAGTTACAGCAGTTGCAGAGATGGCAAAGTGTTTTAGCGAAACAAAATCGAACAAACGCAGTATTCTTGTTGTGTTTTTTGCCGGAGAAGAAAAAGGACTATTGGGTTCTAAAAGTTTGGTGCAAAAACTTAAAAAGCAAAATTTTAATTTATACGCACAATTGAATATCGAAATGATTGGTGTACCTATGAAACGGGATTATCTGGCCTATATCACCGGTTTTGATAAAACCAATATGGCTGCGAAAATAAATGAATACACGGGTAAAAAGACTATTGGGTTTTTACCAAAAGAAGCAGAGTACAAACTGTTTTTCCGATCGGATAATTATTCTTTTTATGAGGCTTTCAAAAAACCATGTCAATCTATAAGTACTTTCGATTTTGAAAATTTTGACTTTTACCACCATGTCTCAGACGAATTTAAAGTAATGGATATTCCACATATGACTTCTTTTATTCAGGAGTTTCTACCGGCAGTGACCAAAATTGCAATCACACCCACAGAGGAAATTACGATGAATAAATAA
- a CDS encoding D-alanine--D-alanine ligase encodes MKLFFHKVTNWEYWPFKVLYVPIYFLWAYYAIKARSVFFFNASNPKIKNGGFIMESKKQIYDLLPRECYPSTILIKENTDLNKIVEKIVENSIYFPLIAKPDIGLRGSGVKKIRNVFELSEYAGKANFDFLLQNLIPFKNEVGIFYVRHPHQKEGVITGIVSKEFLIVTGDGISTIEGLICKTPRFQLQLDVLREEYGDQLHQVLKYGERVNLVPFGNHARGAKFLDGSDWITPKLTAMIDKIAKEVPEFYFGRFDIMYNTFEELERGEKFQVVELNGAASEPTHIYDPKHSVWFAWKELARHITYMYEISAANHKKGVPYLNYKVGIREYKLHLTQNSKIINF; translated from the coding sequence ATGAAACTATTTTTTCATAAAGTAACCAATTGGGAGTACTGGCCTTTTAAGGTGCTGTACGTTCCTATTTATTTTCTTTGGGCCTATTATGCGATCAAAGCTAGATCAGTATTCTTCTTTAATGCGTCTAATCCGAAGATAAAAAACGGCGGGTTTATAATGGAAAGCAAAAAACAAATTTATGATTTGCTTCCCAGAGAATGTTATCCCAGTACTATTTTGATCAAAGAGAATACGGATCTAAATAAGATTGTAGAAAAAATAGTCGAAAACAGTATTTATTTTCCTTTAATTGCTAAACCTGATATTGGTTTAAGGGGATCCGGTGTGAAAAAAATAAGAAATGTTTTTGAGTTGAGTGAATATGCCGGAAAAGCAAATTTTGATTTTTTATTGCAGAATTTGATTCCATTTAAAAATGAAGTTGGTATTTTTTACGTGCGTCATCCACATCAAAAAGAGGGAGTAATTACCGGAATTGTTTCGAAAGAATTTTTAATTGTTACTGGTGACGGAATCTCAACTATTGAAGGGTTAATCTGTAAAACGCCAAGATTTCAATTGCAGCTTGATGTTTTAAGAGAGGAATACGGAGATCAATTGCATCAGGTTTTGAAATATGGTGAAAGAGTAAATTTGGTTCCTTTCGGGAATCATGCCCGTGGCGCAAAATTTTTGGATGGGAGTGATTGGATCACACCAAAGTTAACCGCAATGATTGATAAAATTGCCAAAGAGGTTCCGGAATTTTATTTTGGGCGTTTTGATATCATGTACAACACTTTCGAAGAATTAGAACGAGGAGAAAAGTTTCAGGTTGTAGAACTTAACGGGGCAGCCAGTGAACCAACACATATTTACGATCCGAAACATTCTGTTTGGTTTGCCTGGAAAGAACTGGCAAGACACATCACTTATATGTATGAGATCAGTGCTGCGAATCATAAAAAGGGAGTACCGTACCTGAATTATAAAGTTGGAATCCGGGAGTATAAATTGCATCTGACTCAGAACAGTAAGATTATAAATTTTTAA
- a CDS encoding NRDE family protein, producing the protein MCTVSFVNHNGVVMITSNRDEKVIRPEAIPPRNYCQNGKTIMYPKDSKAGGTWFVVDKNGTVLVLLNGGTEKHRILFPYRKSRGLIALDIISSLSPKDFWNEINLEDIEPFTLVLYQNEELYELIWDGLVKIKTLLETSKNHIWSSVTLYPQEIRKKRSNWFFEFLESRDEIFAKDMLDFHKNTHNDDSENGLVINRENFLKTLSITQVVIKQNKGTMKYYDLIKTKEFSTSFISI; encoded by the coding sequence ATGTGTACAGTAAGTTTCGTGAACCATAACGGAGTAGTAATGATTACTTCAAATCGGGATGAAAAAGTGATTCGTCCAGAAGCCATTCCGCCTAGAAACTATTGTCAGAACGGTAAAACTATTATGTATCCGAAAGATTCAAAAGCGGGAGGAACGTGGTTTGTTGTAGATAAAAACGGAACTGTACTGGTACTTTTGAATGGAGGTACAGAGAAGCATCGGATTTTATTTCCGTATAGAAAAAGCAGGGGACTGATTGCTCTCGATATAATTTCGAGTTTGTCGCCCAAGGATTTCTGGAATGAAATTAATCTGGAAGATATCGAGCCATTCACTTTGGTTTTGTATCAGAATGAAGAATTATATGAACTGATTTGGGATGGTCTGGTAAAAATTAAGACACTCTTGGAGACTTCAAAGAATCACATCTGGTCATCGGTTACTTTGTATCCTCAGGAAATTAGGAAGAAACGCTCAAATTGGTTTTTTGAATTTTTAGAAAGTAGGGATGAAATCTTCGCTAAGGATATGTTAGATTTTCATAAAAACACTCACAATGATGATTCTGAAAACGGATTGGTCATTAATAGAGAAAATTTTTTGAAAACACTTAGTATAACTCAGGTGGTAATCAAGCAGAATAAAGGTACTATGAAGTATTACGATTTAATTAAAACAAAGGAGTTTTCGACTTCTTTTATAAGTATTTAA
- a CDS encoding DinB family protein, with the protein MLLKSIRHSLDELDDLLGQLTDADYARPCPALNNATIGEHLRHILEMFICLEKGYNSGVINYDNRERNIRMQTETVFAKELIAEIKTDLKSDNKTIYLEQVIDGLSLRIQSNYYRELLYNLEHCIHHQALIKVAVMPFKNISVHENFGVARSTIEYRKQCVQ; encoded by the coding sequence ATGTTACTAAAATCAATACGCCACAGTTTAGATGAACTCGATGATCTGTTAGGTCAATTGACGGATGCAGATTATGCAAGACCATGCCCTGCTCTCAACAATGCAACAATTGGCGAGCATTTGCGACACATTCTGGAGATGTTTATATGTTTGGAAAAGGGTTACAATTCAGGAGTTATAAATTACGATAACCGCGAGAGAAATATCCGAATGCAAACGGAAACTGTGTTTGCAAAAGAACTTATAGCGGAAATAAAAACAGATTTGAAAAGTGACAACAAAACCATCTATTTAGAACAGGTTATTGATGGCCTTTCGCTTAGAATTCAAAGTAATTATTATAGAGAATTGCTATACAATCTGGAGCATTGCATCCACCATCAGGCTCTGATCAAAGTGGCCGTTATGCCCTTTAAAAATATTTCGGTCCATGAGAATTTTGGTGTAGCCCGTTCCACTATAGAATACAGAAAACAATGTGTACAGTAA
- a CDS encoding DoxX family membrane protein: protein MEKSEKIIWALRIIAAGILLQTLFFKFSGAEESIYIFSTLGIEPYGRIGSGIAELVIAVLILIPKTTWIGALGGCGVMVGAVLSHLFVLGISVQHDGGLLFLLALITLLCCLGLLYFNKSKLFNLLNLK from the coding sequence ATGGAAAAATCAGAAAAAATAATCTGGGCTCTAAGAATTATAGCAGCCGGAATTTTGTTACAAACCTTATTTTTTAAATTCAGCGGAGCAGAAGAAAGTATTTATATTTTTTCGACTTTAGGAATTGAGCCTTATGGAAGAATAGGGTCCGGAATAGCCGAATTGGTTATTGCCGTTTTAATTTTAATTCCCAAAACAACATGGATTGGAGCTTTGGGAGGATGTGGAGTGATGGTGGGTGCTGTTCTGTCTCATTTATTTGTTTTGGGAATTTCAGTTCAGCATGATGGAGGCTTACTTTTTTTACTGGCCCTTATCACCTTATTATGCTGTTTAGGATTGCTTTATTTCAATAAAAGTAAATTGTTTAATCTTCTAAATTTAAAATAG
- a CDS encoding YHS domain-containing (seleno)protein: protein MKKLLFFVLILVSGISFAQNEAKRISQYNLENKVAIQGYDPVAYFSPGKAIKGKNELSASYQGVIYKFSSNENKQEFLKNPSKYEPQYGGWCAYALGSSGEKVEINPETFKIIDGKLYLFYNAYFNNTLKSWNKNQTNLKAQADENWKRINK from the coding sequence ATGAAAAAGCTGTTGTTTTTTGTATTGATTTTGGTTTCGGGTATTTCATTTGCTCAGAATGAGGCGAAAAGAATAAGTCAGTACAATTTGGAAAATAAAGTAGCCATTCAGGGCTACGATCCTGTGGCCTATTTTAGTCCGGGGAAAGCGATTAAAGGGAAGAATGAATTATCAGCTTCTTATCAGGGGGTGATTTATAAATTTTCTTCCAACGAAAATAAACAGGAATTTTTAAAAAATCCATCAAAGTATGAGCCGCAGTATGGTGGCTGGTGTGCCTATGCTCTGGGAAGTTCCGGAGAGAAAGTTGAAATAAATCCCGAAACGTTTAAAATTATTGATGGTAAGCTCTATTTGTTTTACAATGCCTATTTTAATAATACGTTGAAAAGCTGGAATAAAAATCAGACGAATCTGAAAGCACAAGCCGACGAGAACTGGAAAAGAATAAACAAATAA
- a CDS encoding peroxiredoxin-like family protein: protein MKKLFFIALVALCTVATAQNSLPKMATDIAPLLIGEKIPNITLKSAENATVKISDLLEKKKAVLVFYRGGWCPYCNMHLQALAEAEKQILDLGYQIIAISPDAPENLKITEEKDKVKYTLLSDSEGEFAKAVGIAYAAPENYKSVINVHSKGVNTSFLPVPSVFVVNQNSEIAFEYIAPDFKHRISTELLVSVLKNLK, encoded by the coding sequence ATGAAAAAATTATTTTTTATTGCTTTAGTAGCCTTATGTACTGTTGCTACTGCGCAAAATTCGCTTCCTAAAATGGCGACCGATATTGCTCCTTTATTAATAGGAGAGAAAATTCCAAATATCACATTAAAATCAGCTGAAAATGCAACGGTAAAAATCTCTGATTTGCTTGAAAAGAAAAAAGCGGTTTTAGTTTTCTATCGCGGCGGCTGGTGTCCTTATTGCAATATGCATCTTCAGGCGTTAGCCGAAGCAGAGAAACAAATTCTGGATCTTGGATACCAGATTATTGCAATAAGTCCTGATGCCCCGGAGAATTTAAAAATCACGGAAGAAAAAGATAAAGTAAAATATACTTTGCTTTCTGACTCAGAAGGTGAATTTGCGAAAGCAGTTGGAATTGCTTATGCGGCTCCTGAAAACTATAAATCAGTAATTAACGTACATTCTAAAGGAGTCAATACAAGTTTTTTACCGGTTCCTTCTGTCTTTGTTGTAAACCAAAATAGTGAGATTGCATTCGAATATATTGCTCCTGACTTTAAGCATCGTATTTCGACCGAATTGCTAGTTTCAGTATTAAAAAATTTAAAATAA
- a CDS encoding Crp/Fnr family transcriptional regulator, whose translation MYEDLKYWYLRDHKLFRTLSYSQIKQLCIITGFKKASKGEIIYFSTSDLPRIFLLKKGNIKIVSIDEEGNETIKDIIQKGDLFGELTLETDAKNEEYAKVLSDDVAICSFLMSDFEDLLLRNPTLALSYTKFVGLKMKRIKNSYANLISKDAKTRLYQFLKDWAEKEGTADGNSVTIENYLTQNDIAQIICTSRQTATQLLNEMETNELIHYNRKEIVIVDITKI comes from the coding sequence ATGTACGAAGATTTAAAATACTGGTATTTGCGGGATCATAAATTGTTTCGAACTCTGAGTTATTCGCAGATCAAGCAATTATGTATTATCACAGGTTTTAAAAAAGCGTCAAAAGGGGAAATTATTTATTTTTCTACTTCAGATTTACCCCGTATATTTTTACTCAAAAAAGGAAATATTAAAATAGTGTCTATTGATGAAGAAGGTAATGAAACCATAAAAGACATCATTCAGAAAGGGGATTTATTTGGCGAATTAACTTTGGAAACGGATGCCAAAAACGAAGAATATGCAAAAGTACTTTCTGACGATGTTGCGATTTGTAGTTTCCTGATGTCAGATTTCGAAGATTTATTACTGAGAAATCCAACACTGGCACTTTCGTATACCAAATTTGTCGGTCTGAAAATGAAACGCATCAAAAACAGTTACGCCAATTTGATTTCTAAAGATGCAAAAACCAGATTGTACCAATTTCTTAAAGACTGGGCAGAGAAGGAAGGGACTGCCGATGGTAATTCGGTAACCATAGAGAACTATTTGACACAGAATGATATTGCGCAAATTATTTGTACTTCAAGACAAACGGCAACCCAATTGCTGAACGAGATGGAAACAAATGAACTGATACATTACAATAGAAAAGAGATTGTGATTGTTGATATTACCAAAATCTAA
- a CDS encoding acyl-CoA dehydrogenase, with the protein MDFNLTEEHLMIQQAARDFAQNELLPGVIERDEKQIFPTEQIKKMGQLGFLGMMVDPKYGGSGLDAISYVIAMEEISKVDASASVVMSVNNSLVCWGLQEFGTEEQKQKYLPGLASGEIHGAFCLSEPEAGSDATSQKTTAVDMGDHYLVNGTKNWITNGNTASVYLVIAQTDPEKRHKGINALIMTKDMPGFSIGPKEQKMGIRGSDTHSLMFSDVKVPKENRIGEDGFGFKFAMKTLAGGRIGIASQALGIASGAYELALKYSKERKAFGTEICNHQAIAFKLADMAVNIEAARHLCMKAAWDKDQHKNYDVSGAMAKLFASQVAMDTAVEAVQIHGGNGYVKEYHVERLMRDAKITQIYEGTSEIQKIVISRAVIAG; encoded by the coding sequence ATGGATTTTAATCTTACCGAAGAACATTTAATGATTCAACAAGCTGCAAGAGATTTTGCTCAAAACGAATTGCTGCCAGGAGTTATTGAACGTGACGAAAAACAAATTTTTCCGACAGAACAAATAAAAAAAATGGGGCAACTAGGATTCCTGGGAATGATGGTTGATCCTAAATACGGAGGAAGCGGACTGGATGCAATTTCTTATGTAATTGCGATGGAAGAAATTTCAAAAGTAGACGCATCAGCTTCTGTAGTGATGTCCGTAAACAACTCATTAGTTTGTTGGGGACTGCAGGAATTTGGAACTGAAGAACAAAAACAAAAGTACTTACCGGGTTTAGCATCAGGAGAGATTCACGGAGCATTTTGTTTGAGTGAGCCTGAGGCGGGTAGTGATGCTACTTCTCAAAAAACAACTGCAGTTGATATGGGAGACCATTATTTGGTAAACGGAACGAAAAACTGGATTACCAACGGAAATACAGCATCTGTTTATTTAGTGATTGCACAAACGGATCCGGAGAAAAGACACAAAGGAATCAATGCTTTGATCATGACGAAAGACATGCCGGGCTTTTCTATTGGACCAAAAGAACAAAAAATGGGAATCCGTGGTTCTGATACGCACTCTTTAATGTTTAGTGATGTAAAAGTTCCTAAAGAAAACAGAATTGGAGAAGACGGTTTCGGATTTAAATTTGCAATGAAAACTCTTGCAGGAGGTCGTATCGGAATTGCTTCTCAGGCTTTAGGAATTGCTTCAGGAGCTTATGAACTGGCTTTGAAATATTCTAAAGAGCGTAAAGCTTTCGGAACTGAAATTTGCAACCACCAGGCAATTGCTTTTAAATTGGCAGATATGGCAGTTAATATTGAAGCAGCACGTCATTTGTGTATGAAAGCAGCTTGGGATAAAGACCAACATAAAAATTATGATGTAAGTGGTGCGATGGCGAAATTGTTTGCTTCTCAAGTGGCGATGGATACAGCTGTTGAAGCAGTTCAGATTCATGGAGGTAACGGTTATGTAAAAGAGTATCATGTAGAACGTTTAATGCGTGATGCAAAAATTACTCAGATTTACGAAGGAACTTCAGAAATTCAGAAAATTGTAATTTCAAGAGCTGTTATCGCAGGATAA
- a CDS encoding chalcone isomerase family protein, translating to MKKSLLLLTFLFSIQFSTVSAQTQLDINGVTVPRKIEFQGKTLQLNGAGGRSKMWLEVYVQALYLSQLSQDPQFIIDSDTEMAIRIEITSSMVSSGKLTKAMNAGFEKSAASNLNQLRPRIEEFKTFLSDMITEKDVFVLAYNPLDQTINVYKNEVLKGKIPGFDFKKALFGIWLSDKPVDETLKKHLLGI from the coding sequence ATGAAAAAAAGTTTACTTCTACTTACATTCCTTTTTAGTATACAATTCTCGACCGTTTCTGCCCAGACTCAGCTTGATATAAACGGTGTAACAGTTCCAAGAAAAATTGAATTTCAAGGCAAAACTTTACAGCTTAATGGTGCTGGCGGCCGATCAAAAATGTGGTTGGAAGTTTATGTTCAGGCCTTATATTTATCGCAGCTAAGTCAGGATCCACAATTTATTATTGACAGCGATACCGAAATGGCAATCCGAATTGAAATTACTTCTTCAATGGTTTCTTCAGGCAAACTGACTAAAGCAATGAATGCCGGTTTTGAAAAATCTGCGGCAAGCAATCTGAATCAATTGCGTCCCCGAATCGAAGAATTTAAAACTTTTTTAAGTGACATGATTACTGAAAAAGATGTGTTTGTTCTTGCTTATAATCCGCTTGACCAAACCATCAATGTATACAAAAATGAAGTTTTAAAAGGAAAAATTCCCGGATTTGATTTCAAAAAAGCATTATTCGGAATCTGGCTTTCAGACAAACCTGTAGATGAGACATTAAAAAAACACTTATTAGGAATATAA
- a CDS encoding Glu/Leu/Phe/Val dehydrogenase dimerization domain-containing protein has protein sequence MKDLLQQFENKAPEIVFNWKDSETEAEGWTVINSLRGGAAGGGTRMRKGLDMNEVLSLAKTMEVKFSVSGPAIGGAKSGINFDPNDPRKKGVLQRWYKAVSPLLKSYYGTGGDLNVDEIHEVIPMTEECGVWHPQEGVFNGHFKPTEADKINRIGQLRQGVIKVIENPKFSPDVTRKYTVADMITGYGVAEAARHFYATYGGDIKGKKAIVQGFGNVGSAAAFYLAEMGAKVIGIIDRDGGLIKEEGFSFEEIRTLFLNKDGNKLVADNMIPFDEINTKIWTIGAEIFTPCAASRLVTQEQIDNLIANGLEVISCGANVPFADKEIFFGSIMEEVDSKVSLIPDFISNCGMARVFAYFMEKKVQMTDEDIFNDTSEIIKNAIVKAHTLNPSKTNISATAFEIALKQLV, from the coding sequence ATGAAAGATTTATTACAGCAATTTGAAAATAAAGCACCTGAAATTGTTTTTAACTGGAAAGATTCCGAAACAGAAGCCGAAGGATGGACGGTTATCAACTCACTTCGCGGTGGAGCTGCGGGTGGAGGAACAAGAATGAGAAAAGGCTTAGATATGAATGAAGTTTTATCGTTGGCCAAAACCATGGAAGTTAAATTTTCTGTTTCAGGACCAGCCATTGGAGGTGCCAAATCAGGAATAAATTTTGACCCAAATGATCCACGTAAAAAAGGAGTACTACAACGTTGGTACAAAGCCGTTTCACCTTTATTAAAAAGTTACTACGGAACCGGAGGAGATTTAAATGTAGATGAAATTCACGAAGTAATTCCAATGACCGAAGAATGTGGTGTATGGCATCCGCAGGAAGGCGTTTTCAACGGACACTTCAAACCAACCGAAGCAGATAAAATTAACAGAATCGGACAATTGCGTCAGGGCGTTATTAAGGTAATCGAAAACCCAAAGTTCTCTCCTGATGTAACCCGAAAATATACGGTTGCCGACATGATTACCGGTTATGGTGTTGCCGAAGCAGCTCGTCATTTCTATGCCACTTACGGTGGAGACATCAAAGGTAAAAAAGCAATTGTACAGGGATTTGGAAATGTAGGTTCAGCTGCCGCTTTTTATCTGGCAGAAATGGGTGCTAAAGTAATCGGAATTATTGACCGTGACGGAGGATTAATAAAAGAAGAAGGTTTTTCATTTGAAGAAATCAGAACTTTGTTTTTAAATAAAGACGGAAACAAATTAGTTGCCGATAACATGATTCCATTTGACGAAATCAACACTAAAATCTGGACGATTGGTGCCGAAATCTTCACCCCTTGTGCGGCTTCAAGATTGGTAACTCAGGAACAAATCGATAATTTAATCGCAAATGGATTAGAAGTTATTTCATGTGGAGCAAACGTTCCTTTTGCTGATAAAGAAATTTTCTTCGGTTCGATCATGGAAGAGGTGGATAGCAAAGTAAGTTTGATTCCTGATTTCATTTCAAACTGTGGAATGGCAAGAGTTTTTGCTTATTTCATGGAGAAAAAAGTTCAGATGACGGACGAGGATATCTTTAATGATACTTCAGAAATTATAAAAAATGCGATTGTTAAAGCTCACACTTTAAATCCATCCAAAACAAATATCAGTGCAACTGCTTTTGAAATTGCATTGAAACAACTAGTATAA
- a CDS encoding energy transducer TonB: MSSISSDQKKSLLLTTVIYAVFIALLFLIRFWPPYNPENNVALASGGGGGGVTVNFGDSDLGSGANYKSEVLNVKNEARQTPAKATPDEAILTQENTTTDESVVIPTKEKPKKATPVVKPEAKPIPEKPKVSNSTNDALSSILKGSNKGGDGDDKAAGNKGKANGSLSSNGYYGTGGSGGGTGGGNGTGNGIGTGSGYGPGSGGGSGGGSGYSLNGRKALSKPAPKYTCNEEGKVVVEVTVDQNGKTISATAGIKGTTNTASCLLEQAKIAALNTKWSADDKAAAKQVGKIIYNFSLD, encoded by the coding sequence ATGAGTTCCATTTCTTCAGATCAAAAGAAATCCTTACTACTCACTACTGTTATCTATGCAGTATTCATTGCGTTGTTATTTCTTATACGCTTTTGGCCTCCTTACAATCCAGAGAACAATGTGGCTTTGGCTTCTGGCGGAGGTGGCGGAGGTGTTACGGTAAATTTTGGAGATAGTGATTTAGGCTCGGGAGCAAATTATAAAAGTGAAGTTTTAAATGTAAAAAATGAAGCCCGACAAACTCCGGCAAAAGCAACACCAGACGAAGCAATTTTAACTCAGGAAAATACCACAACCGACGAAAGTGTTGTAATTCCGACAAAGGAAAAACCAAAAAAAGCAACACCCGTTGTAAAACCGGAAGCAAAACCGATTCCTGAAAAACCAAAAGTCTCCAATTCTACAAACGATGCCTTATCAAGTATTTTAAAAGGATCAAATAAAGGCGGTGATGGCGACGATAAAGCAGCAGGAAACAAAGGAAAAGCAAACGGCAGTCTAAGTTCGAACGGATACTATGGAACGGGAGGTTCCGGAGGAGGAACTGGCGGTGGCAACGGAACCGGAAATGGAATTGGTACCGGAAGCGGTTATGGCCCAGGAAGTGGCGGCGGTTCGGGTGGAGGATCTGGATATTCGCTAAACGGACGCAAAGCGCTCTCTAAACCGGCACCAAAATATACCTGCAATGAAGAAGGAAAAGTAGTGGTAGAAGTTACCGTAGACCAAAATGGCAAAACCATTAGCGCAACTGCTGGAATAAAAGGAACAACCAATACAGCAAGCTGTTTACTGGAACAGGCAAAAATAGCGGCATTGAACACAAAATGGTCAGCAGATGACAAAGCAGCCGCAAAACAGGTTGGAAAAATAATTTACAATTTCAGCCTGGATTAA
- a CDS encoding ExbD/TolR family protein, whose translation MSIKRKRRFHAEVATSSLSDIMFFLLLFFLIISTLANPNVIKMTLPKAKANEKTNKQLISLSVTEDKKFYIDKVPVEFDALETTLMSKIGADKQQTVVVRIPFNLQVQDLVDVLQIGVKNNLKFVIATSPK comes from the coding sequence ATGTCTATTAAGAGAAAAAGAAGGTTTCATGCTGAAGTAGCGACATCGTCATTAAGTGATATTATGTTTTTCCTGTTGTTGTTTTTTCTTATTATATCAACACTTGCGAATCCTAATGTGATTAAAATGACATTGCCGAAAGCCAAAGCTAATGAGAAAACAAATAAACAGCTGATTAGTTTGTCTGTTACTGAAGACAAAAAGTTCTATATCGACAAAGTACCTGTTGAATTTGATGCTTTGGAAACAACTTTAATGTCGAAAATTGGAGCTGACAAACAGCAAACCGTAGTGGTTCGCATTCCGTTTAATCTTCAGGTTCAGGATTTAGTTGATGTGCTGCAAATAGGAGTGAAGAATAATTTAAAGTTTGTAATTGCTACCAGTCCGAAGTAA
- a CDS encoding MotA/TolQ/ExbB proton channel family protein produces MFSYIQLQADTIANASNVVIEKIAPENEISMFGFIMKGGVFLIPIALLLFYTIYIIFERYLYIKKASRIDSRLIQDVGDKLNAGNIELARTIVERSDTAAGNILKEGVLVIGRPIAEIESNMDRAADIEIGEMERNLGHLGLIAGIAPTLGFIGTISGVIKIFYSISVTENISIGNISGGLYEKMISSGSGLIVGIIAYSAYHLLNGKIDDFALKIQKQILEFVNIIQRA; encoded by the coding sequence ATGTTTAGCTACATTCAATTACAAGCTGATACCATCGCAAATGCCTCAAACGTAGTTATCGAAAAGATTGCACCTGAAAATGAAATTTCAATGTTTGGGTTTATTATGAAAGGAGGAGTTTTCTTAATTCCGATTGCACTATTATTATTTTATACTATTTATATCATTTTTGAACGTTACTTATATATCAAAAAAGCATCAAGAATCGATTCCCGATTGATACAGGATGTTGGTGATAAATTAAATGCCGGAAATATTGAATTAGCCAGAACTATTGTCGAAAGAAGTGATACGGCAGCAGGAAATATTCTGAAAGAAGGTGTGCTGGTTATTGGAAGGCCAATTGCTGAAATTGAATCTAATATGGACCGTGCCGCTGATATTGAAATTGGTGAAATGGAAAGAAATTTGGGACATCTGGGACTTATTGCCGGGATTGCTCCAACACTTGGTTTTATTGGAACTATTTCGGGTGTAATTAAGATTTTCTACAGTATCTCGGTTACTGAAAATATTAGTATTGGAAATATTTCGGGAGGATTGTATGAAAAAATGATCAGCTCGGGTTCCGGATTAATTGTAGGTATTATCGCCTATAGTGCATATCACTTACTGAATGGAAAAATTGATGATTTTGCGTTGAAGATTCAGAAACAAATATTAGAATTTGTCAATATAATTCAAAGAGCATAA